In Acidianus brierleyi, one genomic interval encodes:
- the tldD gene encoding zinc metalloprotease TldD, producing MHDLIAKAEDMGASFADLRYYKTKEISIVVTEDRQYVSVNGIDEGYSLRTLYEGNWGYSSFVKSKDNELENAIKSSYGNANVNIVYLPPKHDIVHIKPKKMIVKSPDEIANDLKLIKNELLKDERIKSVNIRYYQNDFYKEYHSTEDRDITLQYALSGLYISTVAREGDIVAAAFDGKSTYLGYPLEVFDVNEMISTLKKRINNQLKGVATKAGEFDTILAPDVVGVFSHEALGHLAEADIAINGILEPLRGKKIAPDYVSVVDSPNLSFDMAIGLTPYDDEGVEGREVKIIDKGVVSEFLVDRYYSAYLGEKPSGNARAEDFRSPVIIRMRNTYMLSGEWNLNEMIEDTKDGYLLSSPLGGQTSPDGTFQFGIQEGYKIENGEIKYPLRNVGISGYTLETLNRISAVSKEFDVWPGFCGKGGQSVPVGTGGPYIKVKIKVGGVA from the coding sequence ATGCATGATCTTATAGCAAAGGCTGAGGACATGGGCGCATCGTTTGCTGATTTACGTTATTACAAGACTAAAGAAATCAGTATAGTAGTAACAGAAGATCGTCAATACGTATCTGTTAATGGTATAGATGAAGGATATTCTCTAAGAACTCTTTATGAGGGAAATTGGGGATATTCAAGTTTTGTAAAATCAAAAGATAATGAGCTAGAGAATGCTATTAAAAGCTCTTATGGAAACGCAAATGTTAATATAGTTTATCTACCTCCTAAACATGATATTGTACATATAAAACCTAAAAAAATGATTGTCAAATCTCCAGATGAGATAGCCAATGACTTGAAATTAATAAAGAACGAACTACTTAAAGATGAAAGAATTAAATCTGTTAATATAAGGTACTATCAAAACGATTTTTATAAGGAGTATCATAGTACTGAGGATAGAGATATAACACTTCAATATGCTTTATCTGGTCTTTATATAAGTACAGTTGCAAGAGAAGGGGATATAGTTGCTGCCGCATTCGATGGAAAATCAACCTATTTAGGATATCCATTAGAGGTCTTTGACGTAAATGAAATGATATCTACGTTAAAAAAACGGATAAACAATCAACTCAAAGGCGTTGCTACTAAAGCTGGAGAATTTGATACTATTTTAGCTCCAGACGTTGTGGGAGTGTTCTCACATGAGGCTTTAGGCCATTTAGCTGAGGCGGATATTGCAATAAATGGAATTTTAGAACCTTTAAGAGGAAAGAAGATAGCTCCAGATTATGTTAGTGTTGTGGACTCTCCTAATTTAAGTTTTGATATGGCTATAGGTTTAACTCCGTATGATGATGAGGGAGTCGAAGGAAGAGAAGTCAAGATAATAGATAAAGGAGTGGTATCAGAATTTTTAGTAGATAGATACTATTCCGCATATCTAGGAGAAAAACCTTCTGGAAACGCAAGAGCAGAAGATTTTAGAAGTCCAGTAATAATCAGAATGAGAAACACTTACATGCTTTCTGGTGAATGGAACTTGAATGAAATGATAGAGGATACAAAAGACGGATACTTGCTTTCTTCTCCGTTAGGTGGGCAAACCAGTCCAGATGGAACATTCCAGTTTGGAATACAAGAAGGATATAAAATAGAAAACGGGGAGATAAAGTATCCTCTACGAAATGTTGGCATATCAGGATATACACTAGAAACGTTAAATAGAATATCTGCTGTATCTAAGGAATTTGATGTATGGCCTGGATTTTGCGGTAAAGGAGGACAAAGTGTTCCAGTAGGAACTGGAGGCCCATATATTAAAGTCAAGATAAAGGTGGGAGGCGTTGCTTGA
- a CDS encoding CopG family ribbon-helix-helix protein, whose product MNVEKISVSLPKDLVQELENFMKSNLASDRSKIFQIALRNYLDENEQDTKIVYGIINVVYDERMATEDFLTLQHENLDKIISTLHIHINERDCMEAIAVRGTKSDLVTLNSRLSQLRGIKKSRLLISYEER is encoded by the coding sequence ATGAATGTAGAAAAGATTAGTGTATCATTACCCAAAGATCTCGTACAAGAACTTGAAAACTTTATGAAGAGCAATTTAGCAAGCGATAGATCAAAAATATTTCAAATAGCATTAAGAAATTATTTAGATGAAAATGAACAAGACACAAAAATTGTATATGGAATTATAAATGTAGTCTACGATGAAAGGATGGCTACAGAAGATTTTCTTACTTTACAACATGAAAATTTGGACAAAATAATATCGACTTTGCATATTCATATTAATGAAAGAGACTGTATGGAAGCAATAGCAGTAAGAGGGACTAAGAGTGATCTAGTAACCTTAAATTCTAGGCTTTCACAATTACGTGGAATTAAAAAATCTAGACTCTTAATATCTTATGAAGAAAGATGA
- a CDS encoding B3/B4 domain-containing protein: protein MNISVDNSCKLMGIFIAYTEVLGISNGKNNLEKEILEIEKKYSSQNPEELKDNPIVRAYRDFYWKIGVDPTKTRPSGEALRRRINRNGKLPRVNDIVDSGNIASADTLVPIGIYDMSKIRGDPSLIISSGNEIFYGIGKKDPEKVNKGIPILIDEEGKVMHIYPHRDSILTSVDLNTRNVLIVGAGVLNVDKELVIRAVNITCNLLSKLGGKIVHEVIIA from the coding sequence ATGAATATCAGCGTAGATAATAGCTGCAAATTAATGGGAATTTTCATAGCATATACAGAAGTTTTAGGGATATCCAATGGTAAAAACAATTTAGAAAAGGAAATATTAGAGATTGAGAAAAAATATTCCTCACAGAACCCCGAAGAATTAAAAGACAATCCTATTGTTAGAGCCTATAGGGATTTTTACTGGAAGATAGGAGTAGATCCCACAAAGACTAGACCCAGTGGAGAAGCTCTACGTAGAAGAATAAATAGAAACGGAAAACTCCCTAGAGTTAATGATATAGTAGATTCAGGAAACATAGCTAGTGCAGACACATTGGTACCTATTGGAATATATGATATGTCAAAAATAAGAGGAGACCCATCTTTGATTATTTCGTCTGGTAATGAGATTTTTTATGGAATAGGCAAAAAGGACCCAGAAAAGGTAAACAAAGGCATACCTATTTTGATTGATGAAGAAGGTAAGGTAATGCATATATATCCTCATAGAGACTCCATATTAACCAGTGTAGATCTTAATACTAGAAATGTACTTATAGTAGGTGCAGGCGTACTTAATGTAGATAAGGAGTTAGTTATTCGAGCAGTAAATATTACATGTAACCTTTTATCTAAGTTAGGAGGTAAAATAGTTCACGAGGTAATAATAGCTTGA
- a CDS encoding homoserine dehydrogenase: MKLMLVGYGNVGKAFRSLIHERKINVEIGGIVTSKGAMFKDSEKFEVEKKIMAIDALEEIKPDIVVDMSVANYKDGEPSYSLYISALRQGIHVITTNKSPLALRFKEIMETAKMHNAKIGFQATVMSGTPSINLYKILPCMKIIKIRGILNGTTNYILTRMSEGSSYNEALKEAQEKGYAEANPELDINGFDSAAKLAILTNVYFQKNISINEVKFEGIKNINRNTIDDAKKTNSKIKLIAYADSKENYVSPIAIDQKDELFNVDYVNNALQIESDIEKITIIGPGAGPINAAYGALSDLILLIKGVL; encoded by the coding sequence TTGAAACTAATGCTAGTTGGCTATGGTAATGTTGGAAAAGCATTTAGAAGTTTAATTCATGAAAGGAAAATAAATGTCGAAATAGGAGGTATTGTAACCAGTAAAGGAGCTATGTTTAAAGATTCAGAAAAATTTGAAGTAGAAAAGAAGATTATGGCAATAGACGCATTAGAAGAAATAAAACCAGATATCGTAGTAGATATGAGCGTAGCTAACTACAAAGATGGTGAGCCTTCATATTCTTTATATATATCTGCGTTAAGGCAAGGAATACATGTTATTACTACAAATAAGTCTCCATTAGCTCTCAGATTCAAGGAAATTATGGAGACTGCAAAAATGCACAATGCCAAAATAGGCTTTCAAGCTACTGTAATGAGTGGAACTCCTTCAATAAATCTATATAAAATTTTGCCTTGTATGAAAATAATAAAGATAAGAGGAATTTTGAATGGAACAACTAATTATATTTTAACTAGAATGTCTGAAGGTTCAAGCTATAACGAGGCTCTAAAAGAAGCTCAAGAAAAAGGTTATGCTGAGGCTAATCCAGAGTTAGATATTAACGGTTTTGATTCGGCTGCTAAACTAGCTATATTAACTAACGTTTATTTCCAAAAGAATATATCAATAAACGAAGTAAAATTTGAAGGAATAAAGAATATAAATCGTAATACAATAGATGATGCAAAAAAGACTAACTCTAAGATTAAGTTAATAGCATATGCAGACTCTAAAGAAAACTATGTATCACCTATTGCTATAGATCAGAAGGACGAGTTATTTAACGTTGATTATGTCAATAATGCATTGCAAATAGAATCAGATATAGAAAAAATTACTATTATTGGACCAGGTGCTGGTCCAATAAATGCTGCCTATGGTGCGCTTTCAGATCTTATTTTATTAATAAAAGGCGTATTATAA
- the cyoE gene encoding heme o synthase, which produces MALSIPSKLIYYTKLSKPRIIWLLDLAALGGAFLASKIILVNLLAVLIGGTLASGGSMIINEGIEINKDKVMKRTSHRPTVMGYVSKKEAIVVGTFLLILGTLIGLIANPLSSMFILLGGLIYVLVYTIWLKPRSPLNIVIGGFAGSAAAWAGFAAMTGKLDLAAFLLGFLIFMWTPGHFWSLALRFKEDYDRAGIPMLPVIMPENFSARMIAISNALMIPFAISLYLFVGIPYLIVSVAMSILLMYFSIRLLKNPTGEEAWTSFKVSAPYLAIILLSIIIIRLITFI; this is translated from the coding sequence ATGGCCTTAAGTATACCAAGTAAATTGATATATTACACTAAATTAAGTAAACCTAGAATTATATGGTTATTGGATTTAGCCGCTTTAGGTGGGGCATTTCTTGCATCTAAAATAATCCTTGTAAATTTATTAGCAGTACTAATAGGAGGCACGCTGGCTTCTGGAGGTTCTATGATAATAAATGAAGGAATAGAAATCAATAAAGACAAAGTAATGAAAAGGACATCACATAGGCCTACTGTAATGGGGTATGTAAGTAAAAAAGAAGCTATTGTAGTCGGTACATTTCTCTTAATATTGGGGACTTTAATTGGATTAATTGCGAATCCATTATCTTCAATGTTTATACTTCTAGGCGGATTAATTTATGTCCTAGTATATACAATATGGTTAAAGCCTAGATCTCCTTTAAATATTGTAATTGGCGGATTTGCAGGAAGTGCTGCCGCATGGGCAGGTTTTGCTGCTATGACAGGAAAATTAGATTTAGCAGCCTTTTTATTAGGCTTTTTAATATTTATGTGGACTCCTGGACATTTCTGGTCATTAGCATTAAGGTTCAAAGAAGATTATGATAGGGCTGGAATACCAATGCTTCCAGTAATTATGCCAGAGAATTTCTCTGCTAGAATGATAGCAATTTCGAACGCATTAATGATACCTTTTGCAATTTCACTATATCTTTTTGTTGGTATTCCTTATTTGATAGTTTCAGTAGCAATGTCGATATTATTAATGTATTTTAGTATAAGATTATTGAAAAATCCTACAGGAGAAGAAGCCTGGACATCCTTCAAGGTTTCCGCGCCATATCTAGCGATTATTCTTCTATCAATTATAATAATAAGGCTTATTACTTTTATTTAA
- a CDS encoding enoyl-CoA hydratase/isomerase family protein: METLDVKKENGIGWIYLNRPDKLNAINLKMINEIDSILKDFETDNEIRVVIFTGKGKAFCAGADISQFKELNTMTAWNFARKGRELMDYIERFMKPTIAMINGYALGGGLELAMACDFRIASEDSMLGLPEINLGIYPGFGGTQRLVRLVGKPKAMEIMMTGDRIRADEGERIGLINKVVTKESLEEETLKFAAKLLEKSPLILSILKNIILYGNDSPIVDGLNMESLGWGYVFSTEDEKEGVDAFLNKRKPNFKGK, translated from the coding sequence ATGGAAACTCTAGACGTTAAAAAAGAAAATGGAATAGGATGGATTTATTTAAATAGACCAGATAAATTAAACGCTATTAATTTAAAAATGATTAATGAAATCGACTCAATTCTAAAAGATTTTGAGACAGATAATGAAATAAGAGTTGTTATTTTTACAGGAAAAGGAAAAGCTTTTTGCGCTGGAGCTGACATTTCTCAGTTTAAGGAACTTAATACAATGACTGCATGGAATTTTGCTAGGAAAGGCCGTGAATTAATGGATTATATAGAAAGGTTTATGAAACCAACAATAGCAATGATAAATGGTTACGCTTTAGGAGGAGGCTTAGAGCTAGCTATGGCATGTGATTTCAGAATAGCGTCTGAAGACTCTATGCTAGGCCTGCCAGAAATTAATTTAGGTATATATCCAGGATTCGGAGGAACACAAAGATTAGTAAGATTAGTAGGAAAACCTAAAGCTATGGAAATAATGATGACTGGAGATAGAATAAGAGCCGATGAAGGAGAAAGAATAGGTCTCATAAACAAGGTTGTTACTAAGGAAAGCCTAGAGGAAGAAACACTAAAGTTTGCAGCTAAATTACTTGAGAAGTCTCCATTAATATTATCTATTTTAAAGAATATAATACTTTATGGTAATGATTCTCCTATAGTTGATGGACTAAATATGGAGAGTCTAGGTTGGGGATATGTATTCTCTACAGAGGATGAAAAAGAAGGAGTTGATGCGTTCTTAAATAAGAGAAAACCTAATTTTAAAGGAAAATAA
- the amrS gene encoding AmmeMemoRadiSam system radical SAM enzyme — protein sequence MSKEAVLYKKEQNKIRCLACARRCLIGEGQIGFCGVRSVRNGKLYLDVYGKVAAAHVDPIEKKPLVHFYPGSRVFSFSTFGCNWMCMYCQNYDISQRRRAEGTELSPEEIVEMALSYESEGITYTYNEPAIFAEFAHDVGVIARKKGLFNTMVTNGYWTPELVEYVKEFLDAATVDFKGNGEEKFMKRYTGANGPEPIIETIKELNKKGIHVEITDLIIPQIGDSLEAAKALLRKIYDILGPDVPIHFLRFHPDYKLSYLPDTPVSTLEAHYKIAKEMGFKFPYIGNVPGHPYENTYCPNCGRMVIRRYGFSILEWHLTQDMHCEYCGYKLPIIGKLSKHAFDDRFEPVFI from the coding sequence ATGAGTAAGGAAGCTGTATTGTATAAGAAAGAACAGAATAAGATAAGATGCTTAGCTTGTGCAAGAAGATGTTTAATCGGTGAAGGACAAATAGGTTTTTGCGGAGTTAGGTCCGTTAGGAACGGTAAATTATATTTAGACGTTTATGGTAAAGTAGCTGCTGCGCACGTTGATCCGATAGAGAAGAAGCCTCTTGTTCATTTTTATCCTGGTTCTAGAGTATTTTCATTTTCGACATTTGGTTGTAATTGGATGTGCATGTATTGTCAAAACTATGATATAAGTCAAAGAAGACGAGCAGAAGGTACAGAACTCTCACCAGAAGAAATAGTAGAAATGGCATTAAGCTATGAAAGTGAAGGAATAACATATACTTATAATGAACCAGCAATATTTGCGGAGTTCGCTCATGACGTAGGAGTAATAGCGAGAAAGAAAGGATTGTTTAATACTATGGTTACTAATGGCTATTGGACTCCAGAGCTTGTTGAGTATGTCAAAGAATTTCTAGATGCAGCTACAGTAGATTTCAAAGGCAATGGAGAAGAAAAATTTATGAAAAGGTATACTGGAGCTAATGGACCAGAACCTATAATAGAAACTATAAAGGAGCTAAATAAAAAAGGCATTCATGTAGAAATAACTGACTTAATTATACCACAGATAGGAGATAGTCTTGAAGCTGCTAAAGCATTATTAAGGAAAATTTACGATATTCTTGGACCAGATGTTCCAATTCATTTTTTAAGATTTCATCCAGACTATAAACTAAGTTATTTGCCTGATACTCCAGTGTCTACTTTAGAAGCCCATTATAAAATAGCTAAAGAAATGGGATTTAAGTTTCCTTATATAGGAAATGTACCTGGACATCCCTACGAAAATACATATTGTCCAAATTGTGGTAGAATGGTTATAAGAAGATATGGATTTTCTATCCTTGAATGGCATTTAACTCAAGATATGCATTGTGAATATTGTGGATACAAACTACCTATAATAGGAAAGTTATCTAAGCACGCCTTTGATGATAGATTCGAACCAGTGTTTATCTAA
- a CDS encoding DUF309 domain-containing protein, with translation MPKRYILFYPLIDVKDLNGVNVIDIRKCKFTEIDIIDSPDKVIKLLGIPLFIVDTDNIQGDFKKLFYECRFWEAHEVLEREWKKSSGELKKYLQALILICAAMIKFLKNQIDISDKLLQNALSLISELPKDLFPFFYVDIGLYS, from the coding sequence ATGCCTAAGAGGTATATTCTCTTTTATCCGTTAATAGATGTTAAAGATCTAAATGGAGTAAATGTTATTGACATAAGAAAATGCAAATTTACAGAAATAGACATTATTGATTCTCCAGATAAAGTCATAAAACTATTGGGGATTCCTTTATTTATTGTAGATACAGATAATATTCAGGGAGACTTTAAAAAACTTTTTTATGAATGTCGTTTTTGGGAGGCTCATGAAGTACTAGAGCGAGAATGGAAGAAATCTTCTGGAGAATTAAAGAAATATCTACAAGCACTAATTCTAATTTGTGCCGCAATGATAAAATTTTTAAAAAATCAGATTGATATATCAGATAAATTATTACAAAACGCGTTATCGCTTATATCCGAACTTCCTAAGGATCTCTTTCCTTTCTTTTATGTCGATATCGGACTCTACTCCTAA
- a CDS encoding adenosine-specific kinase encodes MSVKIDVIRVEIPEGTNVILGQSHFIKTVEDLYETLASSSPSLKFGFAFSEASGKRLIRWDGNDTELINVAIENCKKIAAGHTFILYIKNGYPINILNRLKSVDEIVRLFAATSNPLQVLVAETDQGRGIIGVIDGYTPLGVESDIDIKERKEILRKFGYKR; translated from the coding sequence ATGAGTGTTAAAATAGATGTCATAAGGGTTGAGATACCTGAAGGTACTAATGTAATTTTAGGCCAGTCACACTTTATAAAAACTGTAGAAGACTTATATGAAACTCTAGCATCGTCTTCACCTAGTTTAAAATTTGGATTCGCTTTTTCTGAAGCTAGTGGAAAAAGATTGATAAGATGGGATGGAAACGATACTGAACTTATAAATGTTGCAATAGAAAATTGTAAAAAAATAGCTGCAGGACATACGTTTATCTTGTATATAAAGAATGGATATCCTATAAATATTTTAAATAGATTAAAAAGTGTAGACGAAATTGTAAGATTATTTGCCGCTACTTCAAATCCTTTACAAGTATTAGTAGCAGAAACTGATCAAGGAAGAGGAATTATAGGCGTGATAGACGGATATACTCCATTAGGAGTAGAGTCCGATATCGACATAAAAGAAAGGAAAGAGATCCTTAGGAAGTTCGGATATAAGCGATAA
- a CDS encoding carboxypeptidase regulatory-like domain-containing protein — MNKTVLLALGVIILILTFAGVYLASSYKTSYSISTFSTQEVDGKYILKVQVIMNYGPFGGKSPLQDATVWVKNQNSFYQNFTNSQGIAEFYLPPGNYSVEVTQLNHYTLHVSMDNDKMISISYAYLRS; from the coding sequence ATGAATAAAACAGTGCTTTTGGCTTTAGGAGTAATCATACTAATCTTAACTTTCGCTGGAGTATACTTAGCTTCAAGTTACAAGACATCTTACAGCATTTCTACTTTTTCAACACAAGAAGTTGATGGAAAATATATCCTTAAGGTTCAAGTTATAATGAACTATGGACCATTTGGAGGAAAATCGCCATTACAAGATGCGACTGTTTGGGTAAAGAACCAAAATAGTTTTTATCAAAATTTTACAAATTCTCAAGGAATTGCAGAATTCTACTTACCTCCCGGTAATTATAGTGTGGAAGTTACGCAGCTAAATCATTATACACTTCACGTCAGCATGGATAACGATAAAATGATATCTATAAGCTATGCATATTTACGCTCCTAA
- a CDS encoding cupin domain-containing protein, with protein sequence METLERKDRQKELTENIIHLVNDIENNDLKVVTFMEYTSPPDKVKPKVVKFSKILKLLKAIAELGKVEEGVAKIMLYSPSTGRSRGLTPTMMAGFQLIEKGKVTKPHSHNMASIYLVVKGKGYSIVDNEKLFWEEGDVFVVPANAIHSHVNTGENDVILFDVTDSGLLENLGILEFKEK encoded by the coding sequence ATGGAAACATTAGAAAGAAAAGATAGGCAAAAAGAATTAACTGAAAACATTATACATCTTGTAAATGATATAGAAAACAATGATCTGAAAGTTGTAACTTTCATGGAATACACATCTCCTCCAGATAAAGTAAAACCTAAAGTTGTAAAGTTTTCAAAGATATTAAAATTACTTAAAGCGATAGCAGAGTTAGGTAAAGTAGAAGAGGGAGTAGCCAAAATAATGTTGTATTCACCTTCTACTGGAAGATCTAGGGGTCTGACACCTACTATGATGGCTGGTTTTCAGTTAATTGAAAAAGGGAAAGTTACTAAACCTCATTCACATAACATGGCTTCTATATATCTAGTTGTCAAAGGAAAAGGATATTCTATAGTAGATAATGAAAAACTATTTTGGGAAGAAGGAGATGTTTTTGTAGTACCAGCTAATGCTATTCATAGCCATGTTAATACTGGAGAAAATGACGTTATACTGTTTGACGTTACAGATTCAGGATTACTAGAGAACTTAGGAATTTTAGAATTTAAAGAAAAATAA
- a CDS encoding 3-hydroxyacyl-CoA dehydrogenase family protein: MIKHVAVIGAGLIGSGWATLLSTKGYEVSLYTDKKETLEKGLNKIKSYLDVMKSLNLVNKDSSEYLKNIKTTTNMDDAIKNAEFVLEAVIEDYNVKKNIFGYLDEILDKNVILASSTSGLLLTEIQKAMKNSPERSIIAHPWNPPHLLPLVEIVPGEKTSQETINATKQFMESLDRVVVTLKKEVPGFLGNRLAFALFREAVYLVDEGIATVEDIDKVMTAAIGLRWAFMGPFLTYHLGGGEGGLEYFFNRGFGYGANEWMSTLAKYDKFPYTGVVKAVQQMKEYESIKGKSFQELSKWRDEKLFKIYRIVWGKD; this comes from the coding sequence ATGATAAAACACGTTGCGGTAATAGGAGCAGGTCTTATAGGATCAGGATGGGCTACCCTACTTTCTACTAAGGGATATGAGGTATCTCTGTACACTGATAAGAAAGAAACCTTAGAAAAAGGTCTAAACAAGATAAAGAGTTATCTTGATGTAATGAAATCATTAAATTTAGTAAATAAAGATTCTTCTGAATATCTTAAAAATATAAAAACAACAACAAATATGGACGATGCTATTAAAAACGCCGAGTTTGTTCTAGAGGCGGTGATTGAGGATTATAATGTTAAGAAAAACATTTTCGGTTATTTAGATGAAATATTAGATAAAAACGTAATTCTTGCAAGCTCAACATCAGGCCTTTTGTTAACTGAAATACAAAAAGCTATGAAAAACTCTCCAGAAAGAAGCATCATAGCACATCCATGGAATCCTCCTCATTTACTTCCCTTAGTAGAGATAGTACCGGGAGAAAAAACATCTCAAGAAACAATAAATGCTACAAAACAATTTATGGAATCTTTAGATAGGGTAGTGGTAACTTTAAAGAAAGAAGTTCCAGGATTCTTAGGTAATAGACTGGCATTTGCATTATTTAGAGAAGCAGTATATCTAGTTGATGAAGGAATTGCAACGGTAGAAGATATAGATAAAGTTATGACGGCAGCTATAGGTTTACGCTGGGCATTTATGGGGCCGTTTTTAACATATCATCTTGGCGGAGGTGAAGGAGGATTAGAGTACTTCTTTAACAGAGGTTTTGGATACGGAGCAAATGAATGGATGAGCACTTTGGCAAAGTACGATAAGTTTCCTTATACTGGTGTAGTAAAAGCGGTTCAGCAAATGAAGGAATATGAATCAATAAAGGGAAAAAGCTTTCAAGAACTTTCTAAGTGGCGTGACGAAAAGCTATTTAAAATATATAGAATAGTCTGGGGAAAAGATTAG
- a CDS encoding haloacid dehalogenase: MPIEEIIDYINSIESKLTERSDNREKLLLMSRELIRLCGETISLSHRHKKEEAIKKYEEAIKKAKDIENIVSNYPELLYGDVGTSFQELAEASIILSFYFDVKLNLPEDLGIPDTYYITGIADSIGEMRRSVLELLRKDGNITEADKILGYMDNLYETLWKLEYPKSLVPGLRQKIDQLRRIIEETRHDVFLASLKI, encoded by the coding sequence ATGCCTATAGAAGAAATAATAGATTACATAAACTCAATAGAATCAAAATTAACTGAAAGATCTGATAATAGAGAAAAATTACTTTTGATGTCAAGAGAGTTAATAAGATTATGTGGAGAAACAATTTCCTTATCTCATAGACATAAAAAAGAGGAAGCAATTAAAAAATACGAGGAAGCAATTAAAAAGGCCAAAGACATAGAAAATATAGTATCTAACTATCCTGAATTACTGTACGGAGACGTAGGAACATCTTTTCAAGAACTAGCAGAAGCGTCTATTATATTATCTTTCTATTTCGATGTTAAATTAAATCTACCAGAAGATTTAGGAATACCTGATACGTATTACATTACAGGAATAGCAGACTCCATAGGAGAAATGAGGAGAAGTGTATTAGAACTATTAAGGAAGGATGGAAATATAACCGAAGCAGATAAGATTCTAGGCTATATGGATAATCTTTATGAAACTCTTTGGAAGTTAGAATATCCAAAGTCTTTAGTACCAGGCCTTCGACAAAAAATAGATCAGTTAAGAAGAATAATAGAAGAAACTAGGCATGATGTATTTTTGGCCAGTTTAAAAATTTGA
- the lysX gene encoding lysine biosynthesis protein LysX, whose amino-acid sequence MRVALVVDIVRQEEKLIVKSLNESGIAYDVINVGQEPLPFNKALGRYDVALIRSVSMYRSLYAAAVFEGANVHTINSTEVINVAGDKILTYSKLFKEGIPIPDSIIAMSPDATLKAYEQIGYPLIDKPPIGSWGRMVSLIRDLFEGKTIIEHREMLANSALKVHIVQEYVKEKDRDIRCIVMGKELLGCYARNIPPNEWRANVALGGTPTKIEIDNKLKEVALKASAIVKGEFISIDILEHPKKGYIINELNDVPEFKGFMLATGINVPQKLIDYLKSNF is encoded by the coding sequence ATTAGAGTAGCTTTAGTTGTTGATATAGTTAGACAAGAAGAAAAACTAATAGTAAAGAGCCTAAATGAATCAGGAATAGCATATGATGTAATAAATGTAGGCCAAGAACCATTACCGTTTAATAAAGCACTTGGTAGATACGACGTTGCATTAATAAGATCAGTTAGTATGTATAGATCGTTATACGCAGCTGCAGTGTTTGAAGGCGCAAATGTACATACTATTAATTCTACTGAAGTTATTAATGTTGCTGGAGATAAGATTTTAACTTATTCAAAATTATTTAAAGAAGGAATACCAATACCAGATTCCATCATTGCAATGTCTCCTGATGCTACCTTAAAAGCCTACGAGCAAATAGGATATCCATTGATAGATAAACCACCAATAGGAAGCTGGGGAAGAATGGTTTCATTAATTAGAGATCTTTTTGAAGGAAAAACTATAATAGAACATAGAGAAATGCTAGCTAATTCTGCATTAAAAGTTCATATAGTCCAAGAATATGTTAAAGAGAAGGATAGAGATATAAGATGTATAGTTATGGGAAAGGAATTATTGGGATGTTATGCTAGGAATATTCCCCCAAACGAATGGAGAGCAAACGTAGCTCTCGGTGGAACACCAACAAAAATTGAAATTGATAATAAGCTTAAGGAGGTAGCACTAAAAGCTTCTGCAATAGTAAAAGGTGAATTCATTTCAATCGATATTCTAGAACATCCTAAAAAGGGCTATATAATAAATGAGCTTAATGATGTGCCAGAATTTAAGGGATTCATGTTAGCCACTGGTATTAATGTACCACAAAAATTAATTGATTACTTGAAATCAAATTTTTAA